One stretch of Paenibacillus sp. AN1007 DNA includes these proteins:
- a CDS encoding sucrose-specific PTS transporter subunit IIBC, which yields MSDNQRIAQEVIRAIGGKDNITSFAHCATRLRIMVKDKEQIDQKQVESIDKVKGAFFNSGQYQIIFGTGTVNRIFEEVEKLGIEGSSKEDVKNQGKKEGNAFQRAVRTFGDVFVPIIPVLVATGLFMGLRGLLTQNEILAWFGAAPDDISPNFLLFTQILTDTAFAFLPALVAWSAFRVFGGSPVLGIVLGLMLVNPALPNAYAVADGSAQPLHMFGFIPVVGYQGSVLPAFFVGLIGAKFEKVLRRRVPEALDLILTPFITLTVMITLGLFAIGPVFHSLEEWVLHGTTAVLDLPFGIAGMIIGFFHQIIVVTGVHHIFNFLEIQLLEKTGFNPFNAIITCAMAAQGAACLAVGLKTKNMKLKALALPSSLSAFLGITEPAIFGVNLRYMKPFVMGLIGGAVGGFIASLFHLQGTGMAVTVIPGTLLYLNSQLPLYILSNVTAMAIAFALTWFFGYKDQPFEVVSGSDSSVDTANTTSGSKTAVSVSASGSAAARPQVKLLEIASPIQGTVVELDQVPDPAFSGKHMGEGIAIEPSEGKVYAPFDGVAAHVMDKSKHAVILEHETGLQLLVHIGINTVGLKGSGFVTHVKSGDTVRAGQLLIEFDRNTIEAAGLPVITPVLIPSGNETIASVKTIERGHVQANAEKVLRIEFTQPQ from the coding sequence ATGTCCGACAATCAGCGTATCGCTCAAGAGGTTATTCGGGCCATTGGGGGAAAAGACAATATCACCTCTTTTGCACACTGTGCAACACGACTTCGCATTATGGTCAAGGATAAGGAGCAGATTGATCAGAAGCAGGTCGAGAGTATCGACAAAGTCAAAGGTGCCTTTTTTAACTCAGGTCAGTATCAGATCATTTTCGGCACAGGTACGGTTAATCGAATTTTTGAAGAGGTCGAGAAGCTTGGCATTGAAGGATCATCGAAGGAAGATGTGAAAAATCAGGGAAAAAAGGAAGGCAATGCATTCCAGCGGGCTGTTCGCACGTTTGGTGACGTCTTTGTTCCCATTATTCCTGTGCTTGTGGCAACAGGGCTGTTCATGGGGCTGCGCGGACTGCTTACACAAAATGAAATTCTGGCATGGTTCGGTGCGGCGCCTGACGACATATCGCCAAACTTCTTGCTGTTCACACAAATTCTAACGGATACGGCTTTTGCATTCCTGCCTGCTCTTGTAGCCTGGTCGGCATTCCGCGTATTTGGCGGCAGTCCGGTTCTCGGGATTGTGCTCGGGCTGATGCTGGTGAATCCAGCACTGCCGAATGCTTACGCTGTAGCGGATGGATCGGCGCAGCCTCTGCATATGTTTGGTTTTATTCCGGTTGTGGGTTATCAGGGCTCGGTGTTACCCGCGTTTTTTGTAGGTTTAATCGGTGCCAAATTTGAAAAAGTGCTGCGCAGACGTGTGCCAGAAGCGCTGGATTTGATTCTCACTCCATTTATTACGCTAACGGTTATGATCACGCTTGGACTATTCGCCATCGGTCCGGTATTTCACTCGCTTGAAGAGTGGGTACTGCACGGAACTACAGCTGTGCTGGATCTGCCTTTTGGTATCGCAGGTATGATTATCGGGTTCTTTCATCAGATTATTGTGGTTACGGGTGTGCATCACATCTTCAACTTTCTGGAGATTCAACTGCTGGAGAAAACCGGATTTAATCCGTTTAACGCTATCATTACATGTGCAATGGCTGCACAGGGTGCGGCCTGTCTTGCCGTTGGATTGAAAACCAAAAATATGAAGCTCAAAGCACTCGCGCTTCCTTCATCTCTGTCCGCATTCCTGGGTATTACTGAACCAGCGATCTTTGGTGTGAACCTGCGTTACATGAAGCCGTTTGTTATGGGGCTGATCGGGGGTGCAGTTGGAGGTTTCATCGCATCGCTCTTCCACCTGCAGGGTACTGGAATGGCAGTTACGGTTATCCCGGGAACGCTTCTGTATCTGAATAGTCAGCTGCCATTGTATATCCTGTCCAACGTAACGGCCATGGCCATTGCCTTTGCGCTGACCTGGTTCTTTGGTTATAAAGATCAGCCTTTTGAAGTCGTATCCGGCAGCGATTCGTCTGTGGATACAGCGAATACGACATCCGGTTCGAAAACAGCCGTTTCGGTTTCGGCATCGGGCAGCGCAGCGGCTCGTCCACAAGTGAAGCTGCTTGAGATCGCATCTCCGATCCAGGGTACAGTTGTTGAACTGGACCAGGTGCCTGACCCGGCGTTTTCGGGAAAACATATGGGTGAGGGCATCGCGATTGAGCCTTCCGAGGGTAAAGTGTATGCTCCATTTGACGGTGTCGCTGCTCATGTGATGGATAAGAGTAAACATGCTGTCATTTTGGAGCATGAAACAGGGCTTCAACTGCTCGTTCATATCGGTATTAATACGGTCGGCTTGAAAGGCAGTGGTTTTGTCACTCATGTCAAAAGCGGAGATACCGTGCGTGCCGGACAGCTGCTCATTGAATTTGATAGGAATACAATTGAGGCCGCTGGTTTACCGGTAATTACACCTGTACTGATCCCAAGCGGTAACGAAACAATTGCTTCTGTAAAAACGATAGAACGCGGACATGTGCAGGCGAATGCGGAAAAGGTGCTGAGAATAGAGTTTACGCAGCCTCAGTAA
- a CDS encoding sucrose-6-phosphate hydrolase, whose translation MKMTREQLYRRIQQAEPGEMAKLEAKITVCPWRQTYHIQPVTGLLNDPNGFSFYQGYYHLFYQWFPLGTEHGMKYWYHTRSDNLVDWENVGIAIEPGSPYDSHGAYSGSALEKEGQLYLIYTGNTRDENWIRHPYQCLAVMDKHHKVTKYEHPVISDVPPGYTEHFRDPKVWKHQELYYCVIGAQRTDETGCAVLYQSSDLLHWQFLGEIGTGLPTFGYMWECPDYFELDGQGVLMFSPQGIQAEEDRYQNIFQCGYLLGKLLDLETRQFDHGGFHELDRGFDFYAPQTMDSPDGRRILVAWMGLPDLAYPTDDSGWAHCLTIPRQLSIQGSRVIQQPVSEMAQLRRVEKGLRAQGTLSSECRSFAGFQGTAYELECEISLDDAHFAGIEFRANDTEKTVIQYDRLQRKLILDRSQSGAALPEINGTIRQCSLDTDVIQLRMFVDSSSVEIFVNEGLEVFTSRIFPSRDSIDIRFFAHGGRADFQAVLWNY comes from the coding sequence ATGAAAATGACAAGAGAACAGCTCTATCGGCGGATTCAGCAGGCTGAACCTGGCGAGATGGCCAAGCTGGAAGCAAAAATTACGGTGTGTCCATGGAGACAAACTTATCATATTCAACCCGTAACCGGACTGCTTAATGATCCGAACGGTTTTTCCTTTTATCAAGGCTATTATCATCTGTTTTATCAATGGTTTCCTCTGGGGACAGAGCATGGTATGAAGTACTGGTACCACACTCGCTCGGACAATCTCGTGGATTGGGAGAATGTTGGCATAGCGATTGAACCCGGAAGCCCGTATGACTCGCATGGAGCTTATTCAGGAAGTGCGCTGGAGAAGGAAGGGCAGTTATACCTGATCTACACGGGAAATACGCGGGACGAGAACTGGATCAGACATCCTTATCAGTGCCTGGCGGTTATGGATAAGCATCATAAAGTAACGAAGTACGAACATCCTGTTATTTCGGATGTACCCCCAGGATATACCGAGCATTTTCGGGACCCCAAGGTGTGGAAGCATCAGGAACTGTATTATTGTGTCATTGGAGCCCAACGCACGGATGAGACCGGATGTGCAGTGCTGTACCAGTCGAGCGACCTCCTGCACTGGCAGTTTCTAGGTGAGATCGGGACTGGCTTGCCCACGTTTGGTTATATGTGGGAATGCCCGGACTATTTCGAACTGGATGGTCAGGGTGTGCTGATGTTCTCACCGCAAGGAATTCAGGCTGAGGAAGATCGGTATCAAAACATCTTTCAATGTGGTTATCTCTTGGGTAAGCTTCTGGATCTGGAAACGAGGCAGTTCGACCATGGCGGCTTTCATGAACTGGATCGGGGCTTTGATTTCTATGCGCCGCAGACGATGGATTCACCGGACGGAAGAAGAATACTGGTTGCGTGGATGGGACTTCCTGACTTGGCGTATCCCACAGATGACAGCGGCTGGGCTCATTGTTTAACGATTCCAAGGCAATTATCGATTCAAGGCAGCAGAGTTATACAGCAGCCAGTTTCGGAAATGGCACAGCTGCGCCGGGTAGAAAAAGGACTCCGGGCTCAGGGTACGCTGAGCAGCGAATGCCGATCTTTTGCCGGTTTCCAAGGCACTGCTTACGAATTGGAATGTGAAATCAGCCTGGATGATGCACACTTTGCAGGCATTGAATTCCGTGCGAATGATACAGAGAAAACGGTCATTCAGTATGATCGGCTGCAGCGCAAACTGATACTGGATCGCAGCCAATCGGGTGCGGCATTACCAGAAATCAATGGCACAATCCGTCAGTGCAGTCTGGATACGGATGTAATCCAATTACGGATGTTTGTGGATTCGTCGTCTGTTGAGATTTTTGTCAATGAGGGGCTGGAAGTGTTCACCAGCCGTATATTCCCAAGCCGTGACAGTATAGATATCCGTTTTTTTGCACATGGAGGCAGGGCAGATTTCCAAGCAGTGCTGTGGAACTATTAG
- a CDS encoding LacI family DNA-binding transcriptional regulator, whose product MNKTIADIAQMAGVAKSTVSRYLNGGSVSEDTRQKIERIIKQYNYVPNTFAQSLKAKKTSIIGTVVPRLDSYASSQTLIGIDEELRGLHYQMLIANTSQDLQREIDAIYDFARQKVSGIILLAAEVTDAHLKAIEEIRIPVLLVGQQHEQLHSLIHNDDQAGYIMGKYVVEQGHRNIVYLGVNEKDRAVGIQRKQGFRRAAAECSDCHVKYYETSFKMSEAVVTAKAILEEHSPSLIVAATDNIAMGVMKTAFSQKIQIPQDLSVSGFGGYDITEMIHPTLTTVKYHYLQAGRLAANHISRLVEGQKVKQQTILDVELIPRESVDKI is encoded by the coding sequence ATGAATAAAACCATTGCAGATATTGCTCAAATGGCAGGTGTAGCGAAGAGCACCGTGTCCCGTTACCTGAACGGCGGTTCGGTCAGTGAGGATACGCGTCAGAAAATTGAGCGTATTATTAAACAATATAATTATGTTCCGAATACCTTTGCACAGAGTTTGAAAGCGAAAAAAACGAGTATTATCGGCACGGTTGTTCCACGGCTGGATTCCTATGCGTCATCACAGACGCTAATCGGTATCGACGAAGAGTTAAGAGGGCTTCACTATCAGATGCTGATTGCCAATACGAGTCAGGATCTGCAGCGCGAGATCGATGCGATATACGACTTCGCGAGACAAAAGGTGTCGGGGATCATTCTGCTGGCTGCTGAGGTTACGGATGCCCATCTGAAAGCCATTGAAGAAATTCGGATTCCTGTGCTGCTGGTGGGACAGCAGCATGAGCAGCTTCACAGTCTGATTCACAACGACGATCAGGCTGGATATATCATGGGTAAATACGTTGTGGAACAGGGACATCGAAACATCGTTTACTTGGGAGTTAACGAGAAGGACCGGGCTGTAGGGATACAGCGCAAACAAGGATTTAGACGCGCGGCTGCCGAATGCAGCGATTGTCATGTCAAGTATTATGAGACCAGCTTCAAGATGTCTGAGGCAGTGGTTACCGCCAAAGCAATTCTGGAAGAACACAGCCCATCGCTTATTGTAGCAGCAACAGATAATATTGCGATGGGAGTGATGAAAACGGCTTTTTCTCAAAAGATTCAGATTCCACAGGATTTATCGGTATCGGGATTCGGCGGTTACGATATTACAGAGATGATTCACCCCACGCTGACGACAGTGAAATATCATTATCTGCAGGCAGGAAGGCTTGCGGCAAATCACATTAGCCGACTGGTCGAAGGACAAAAAGTGAAGCAGCAGACGATCCTTGATGTCGAATTAATTCCCCGAGAAAGCGTTGACAAAATATAA
- a CDS encoding ribonuclease J: protein MKLAHNKLYIAALGGVNEIGKNMYFIQYDQDIVVIDCGSKFPDETMPGIDLIVPDVTYLLDNLDLVKALVVTHGHEDHIGGIPYLLKQMNIPVYASRLTRGLIELKLREHQLLRQSDLHTIDANSRITLGSIEVSFFATSHSIPDCLGIFFQTPAGNVVHTGDFKFDMSPVNGPFPDLHRMAEIGKQGVHVLLSESTNAERPGFTPSERVVGDHILDAFIRAKQKVFISTFASNISRVQQIVNAAFQTGRKLALLGRSMINVVNVASELGYLDIPDGLLIEAADSGQFPREQIVVLCTGSQGEAMAALSRLASGKHPQVSIESGDTVIIAAGAIPGNERNLAHVIDNLYVLGARVIYGSSGAAGMHVSGHGSQEELKLMLTLMKPDYLIPIHGEFRMLYQHRLLAESVGIEQSHVFIVNNGDMVEYKDGAASLGPKIASGNSLVDGLIVGDVGNIVLRDRRQLSSDGMLVIVTTLSKTEKQLAASPEIISRGFVFVKDSEQFMKELHERVVSRMDELTGAGVNQWNVIKRKLKDEIGHYIYAQTKRRPMILPIIIEV from the coding sequence TTGAAGCTGGCCCATAACAAACTGTACATTGCTGCACTTGGCGGCGTGAACGAAATCGGGAAGAACATGTATTTTATTCAATATGATCAGGATATCGTTGTCATTGATTGTGGTTCCAAGTTCCCGGATGAGACTATGCCGGGTATCGATCTTATTGTTCCGGATGTAACGTATCTGCTCGACAATCTCGATCTTGTTAAAGCTTTGGTTGTCACGCACGGACATGAAGATCATATTGGCGGCATACCTTATCTTCTTAAACAGATGAACATTCCTGTCTACGCTTCCCGTCTGACACGCGGACTGATTGAATTGAAACTGAGAGAGCACCAACTGCTGCGCCAATCCGATCTCCACACGATTGATGCAAATTCCCGAATCACGCTGGGAAGTATTGAAGTCTCTTTTTTTGCAACGAGTCACAGTATTCCAGACTGTCTGGGGATTTTTTTTCAAACACCAGCCGGCAATGTTGTACATACGGGAGATTTCAAATTTGACATGTCTCCTGTGAATGGTCCGTTCCCTGACTTACATCGTATGGCAGAGATCGGCAAGCAGGGGGTTCACGTACTTCTCTCCGAGAGTACCAATGCCGAAAGACCCGGATTCACTCCTTCGGAACGTGTGGTTGGGGATCACATTCTTGATGCTTTTATTCGGGCTAAACAAAAAGTGTTCATCTCGACCTTTGCATCCAATATCAGCAGAGTACAGCAGATTGTGAATGCTGCGTTTCAGACCGGACGTAAACTGGCCCTGCTTGGCCGAAGCATGATCAACGTGGTGAACGTTGCAAGCGAACTTGGATATCTTGATATCCCAGACGGGCTGCTGATCGAGGCAGCGGATTCAGGACAGTTCCCGCGCGAGCAGATCGTGGTGTTATGTACAGGAAGCCAAGGGGAAGCGATGGCCGCGTTATCCCGCCTTGCTTCGGGTAAACATCCTCAAGTCAGCATAGAATCCGGTGATACCGTGATCATCGCAGCCGGTGCGATACCTGGGAACGAAAGAAATCTGGCCCATGTGATTGATAATCTGTATGTTCTGGGTGCGCGTGTGATTTACGGTTCCAGCGGGGCAGCGGGTATGCATGTATCCGGGCACGGCAGTCAGGAAGAACTGAAACTGATGCTCACGCTGATGAAACCCGATTACTTGATCCCGATTCACGGGGAATTTCGTATGCTGTATCAGCACAGGCTGCTTGCCGAATCGGTTGGCATTGAACAGAGTCATGTGTTCATCGTAAATAACGGCGATATGGTGGAATATAAGGACGGAGCTGCATCATTAGGGCCTAAAATTGCTTCGGGCAACAGCCTTGTGGATGGATTGATTGTCGGAGATGTGGGTAACATTGTACTGCGTGATCGCAGGCAGCTGTCTTCTGATGGTATGCTGGTCATTGTGACAACACTAAGTAAAACCGAGAAACAATTGGCGGCTTCCCCGGAAATTATTTCGAGAGGTTTTGTCTTTGTGAAGGATTCAGAACAATTTATGAAGGAACTTCATGAACGGGTTGTCAGCCGGATGGATGAACTGACAGGGGCCGGTGTGAATCAGTGGAATGTAATCAAACGTAAGCTGAAAGACGAGATCGGTCACTATATCTATGCCCAGACCAAGCGCAGACCGATGATTTTGCCAATCATAATTGAGGTGTAA
- the rhaA gene encoding L-rhamnose isomerase has translation MENQVKQAYEAAKVLYAQHGLDTDEVLTKLADIKVSVHCWQGDDVRGFLNQEGELTGGISVTGQYPGAASTPAELRADLEQAFALIPGKHKVNLHAIYTDTDEQVELDQLEPRHYENWVKWAREQGLGLDFNPTCFSHEKSSDGFTLSHPDPEIRKFWIDHCKASRRIGAYFGEQLGQTCVTNVWIPDGFKDNPVDRMSPRKRLKESLDEVFAEPLNPLHNLDAVESKLFGLGSEAYVVGSHEFYMGYGLQNDTLICLDAGHFHPTEVISGKLSSLALFTSGILLHVSRPMRWDSDHVVIMDDELLEIARELVRHELLGTTHIGLDFFDASINRVAAWVVGTRNTIKALLRAMLEPVDALKQAELEGDYTTRLALTEEFKSYPFGAVWDYYCAQQGVPVREQWIKEVKSYEQDVLLQRS, from the coding sequence ATGGAGAATCAGGTAAAACAAGCATATGAGGCAGCGAAGGTTTTATACGCGCAGCATGGTCTGGATACAGATGAAGTACTGACCAAGCTGGCTGATATTAAAGTCTCCGTGCACTGCTGGCAGGGAGACGATGTGAGAGGTTTCCTGAACCAAGAAGGCGAGCTGACAGGCGGTATATCCGTTACAGGTCAATATCCTGGAGCAGCCTCAACACCTGCGGAGCTTCGAGCGGATCTGGAACAGGCTTTTGCGCTGATTCCGGGCAAACACAAAGTCAATCTGCACGCGATTTACACCGATACAGACGAACAGGTAGAACTGGATCAGCTAGAACCAAGGCATTACGAAAATTGGGTGAAGTGGGCCAGAGAGCAGGGACTTGGACTGGACTTCAATCCGACTTGTTTTTCCCATGAAAAATCAAGCGATGGCTTCACTCTCAGTCATCCAGACCCGGAGATACGCAAGTTCTGGATCGATCACTGCAAAGCCTCACGGCGAATTGGTGCTTACTTCGGTGAACAGCTCGGGCAAACCTGCGTAACCAATGTATGGATCCCGGACGGATTCAAGGATAACCCGGTGGACCGGATGTCCCCGCGCAAACGTCTGAAGGAGTCGCTGGATGAAGTATTTGCGGAACCGCTGAATCCCCTGCATAACCTTGATGCAGTAGAGAGCAAGCTGTTTGGTCTGGGTTCGGAGGCATACGTCGTAGGTTCACATGAATTCTATATGGGGTATGGTTTGCAAAACGATACGCTCATCTGCCTGGATGCAGGGCATTTTCATCCTACGGAAGTGATTTCGGGCAAGCTGTCCTCCCTGGCCTTGTTCACAAGCGGTATTCTGCTTCATGTCAGCCGTCCAATGCGCTGGGACAGTGATCACGTCGTGATTATGGACGATGAACTGCTTGAGATTGCCCGCGAATTGGTGCGTCATGAGCTGCTCGGCACAACACATATCGGACTGGATTTCTTCGATGCCAGCATTAATCGGGTTGCAGCATGGGTTGTTGGGACACGTAACACGATTAAAGCCCTTCTGCGAGCGATGCTTGAGCCGGTGGATGCATTAAAGCAGGCAGAACTGGAAGGCGATTATACGACACGCCTTGCGCTGACGGAGGAGTTCAAATCCTATCCGTTTGGTGCGGTCTGGGATTACTATTGTGCCCAGCAGGGTGTGCCTGTCCGTGAACAGTGGATTAAGGAAGTCAAGTCCTATGAACAAGACGTTCTTCTGCAGCGATCATAG
- a CDS encoding bifunctional aldolase/short-chain dehydrogenase: MVQSLWNAAQASEKTTGLEQLVYRSNLIGTDRRVCNIYGGNTSAKTIVKDFRGRDIEVMYVKGSGSDLGSMEAKHFTGLALEPIGPLMERDTMSDEEMVEYLGHCMIDARHPRASIETLLHAFLPYKHVDHTHPDAIISLCCADNGKELAREIYGDRFVWVPYVRPGFTLSKMIAESVFANPNAELVLMEKHGLVTWGETSEECYAQTIKIINEAEAFIEARVNEAELFGGVKHAALPPEVRRQIASRVMPVIRGAVSDSKKMILSFDDQDDVLTFAGGADSKQLSQVGAACPDHLVHTKVVPLFIDWTPNADDLDGLKAKLTEGIAAYKDQYKQYFEDNKNEGDVMFEAAPRVILIPGVGMINTGKSWALSQVSGALYHRAIAVMRGATSLGQFVSLSANESYNVEYWPLELYKLSLAPAETEFSRKVAFITGGAGGIGSETARRLVSEGAHVVLADLNLEGAQKVAQEINDQYGANRAYALKMDVTDEEAVQAAYAESALQYGGVDIIVNNAGLATSSPFDETSLKEWNLNISVLGTGYFLVAREAFKLMKEQGIGGSMVFIGSKNSVYAGKSASAYSSAKALEAHLARCIAAEGGEFGIRVNTILPDAILQGSAIWNGSWRNERAAAYGIEPDQLEEHYRKRTTLLVNIYPKDIAEGIAFFASSKSEKTTGCMMTIDGGVPAAFTR; this comes from the coding sequence ATGGTACAGAGTTTATGGAATGCAGCGCAGGCATCAGAGAAAACAACAGGACTTGAGCAGTTGGTTTACCGCTCCAATCTGATCGGAACCGATCGCCGGGTATGCAATATTTACGGCGGCAATACGTCAGCCAAAACTATTGTAAAGGATTTTCGCGGGCGTGATATCGAAGTGATGTATGTGAAGGGAAGCGGTTCGGATCTAGGATCGATGGAAGCAAAACATTTTACGGGTTTGGCACTTGAGCCGATTGGACCTCTTATGGAACGTGACACCATGTCCGATGAAGAAATGGTGGAATACTTGGGACACTGTATGATTGATGCCAGACATCCGCGTGCTTCCATTGAAACGCTGCTGCACGCTTTCCTTCCGTACAAACACGTGGATCACACTCATCCGGATGCCATCATCAGCCTCTGCTGCGCGGATAATGGGAAAGAGCTCGCTCGTGAAATATATGGCGATCGTTTCGTATGGGTTCCTTATGTGCGTCCGGGTTTTACACTCTCCAAAATGATTGCTGAAAGCGTATTCGCGAATCCGAACGCCGAACTCGTGCTTATGGAGAAGCATGGTCTGGTTACTTGGGGTGAAACCTCCGAGGAATGTTACGCACAGACAATCAAAATTATTAATGAAGCCGAAGCCTTCATTGAAGCACGGGTAAATGAAGCCGAGCTGTTCGGTGGTGTTAAACATGCTGCACTTCCTCCTGAAGTTCGTCGTCAGATCGCATCTCGCGTGATGCCTGTCATTCGCGGGGCGGTGTCGGACAGCAAAAAAATGATTTTGTCCTTTGACGATCAGGACGATGTACTTACTTTTGCAGGCGGAGCAGATTCCAAGCAGCTGTCCCAGGTTGGAGCGGCTTGCCCAGACCATCTGGTGCATACCAAAGTAGTGCCGCTGTTTATTGACTGGACGCCAAATGCGGATGATTTGGATGGACTAAAGGCAAAGCTGACGGAAGGCATTGCTGCGTATAAAGACCAGTATAAACAGTATTTTGAGGACAATAAAAACGAAGGCGATGTCATGTTCGAAGCGGCTCCTCGCGTTATTCTTATTCCAGGCGTAGGGATGATCAATACCGGAAAAAGCTGGGCGCTGTCCCAAGTAAGCGGTGCTTTGTATCACCGGGCCATTGCTGTCATGCGCGGAGCGACGAGCCTTGGTCAATTTGTTTCGCTTAGTGCGAATGAATCTTACAATGTTGAATACTGGCCGCTGGAGCTGTACAAATTGTCGCTGGCGCCTGCGGAAACCGAATTTTCCCGCAAAGTGGCGTTTATTACAGGCGGCGCAGGCGGGATCGGCAGTGAAACGGCACGCAGACTGGTATCGGAAGGTGCACATGTCGTGCTTGCAGATCTTAATCTGGAGGGTGCGCAGAAGGTCGCACAGGAGATTAACGATCAATATGGTGCTAATCGTGCGTATGCACTTAAGATGGACGTAACAGATGAAGAAGCGGTACAGGCAGCCTATGCAGAGTCAGCTTTGCAATACGGCGGCGTGGACATCATCGTGAACAATGCGGGGCTGGCAACTTCCAGTCCGTTTGACGAAACATCATTGAAAGAATGGAATCTGAACATCAGCGTGCTTGGCACAGGTTATTTCCTCGTTGCACGTGAAGCATTCAAATTAATGAAAGAACAGGGCATCGGTGGAAGCATGGTCTTCATCGGTTCCAAAAATTCGGTGTATGCCGGTAAAAGTGCTTCTGCGTACAGTTCCGCCAAGGCGCTCGAAGCACATCTGGCCCGTTGCATTGCAGCAGAAGGTGGAGAATTCGGTATTCGTGTCAATACGATTCTGCCGGATGCGATTCTGCAGGGTTCTGCGATCTGGAACGGTTCGTGGAGAAATGAACGTGCCGCGGCATATGGTATTGAGCCGGATCAGCTGGAAGAACATTATCGCAAACGTACAACGCTGCTTGTCAATATCTATCCCAAAGATATTGCGGAAGGGATCGCTTTTTTCGCTTCATCGAAATCAGAAAAAACGACGGGCTGCATGATGACCATTGATGGTGGTGTACCTGCCGCATTCACACGTTAA
- the treR gene encoding trehalose operon repressor yields MNNKFIRIYEDIAGRIRNGNIEAGTMLQSELDLSERYQTSRETIRKALKMLYEEGYIQKIQGKGSIVLDIRKIDFPVSGLVSFKELAQKMGHRAQTVVKRFEERVVDQALSQKTSFALNEEVWQINRVRKVDEEHVILDKDYISRRLIPGLTKEICNDSIYEYVEQSLGLSISYARKEILVEEPTAEDRELLDLEGFHNVVVVRSQVYLEDTSQFQYTESRHRPDKFIFVDFARRK; encoded by the coding sequence ATGAACAATAAGTTTATCCGAATATATGAAGATATTGCTGGGCGTATTCGGAATGGGAACATTGAGGCAGGCACGATGCTTCAATCTGAACTGGATCTGTCGGAACGGTATCAAACATCCAGAGAAACGATACGAAAAGCACTGAAGATGCTGTATGAAGAAGGTTATATCCAGAAAATTCAAGGCAAAGGTTCCATTGTGCTGGATATACGCAAAATTGACTTCCCTGTCTCGGGATTGGTCAGCTTTAAAGAATTGGCACAAAAAATGGGACATCGTGCACAAACCGTAGTTAAACGGTTTGAGGAACGTGTGGTGGATCAGGCATTAAGCCAAAAAACCAGCTTTGCGTTGAATGAAGAAGTCTGGCAGATCAATCGTGTCCGTAAAGTGGATGAGGAGCATGTCATTCTCGATAAAGACTATATCAGTCGGCGGTTGATTCCGGGGCTAACCAAGGAAATTTGTAACGACTCCATCTATGAGTATGTTGAACAGTCATTGGGGCTGTCCATTTCCTATGCGAGAAAAGAAATTTTGGTGGAAGAGCCTACGGCAGAGGATCGCGAGCTGCTGGACCTTGAAGGTTTTCACAATGTCGTGGTTGTAAGAAGCCAGGTATATCTGGAGGACACCAGCCAGTTCCAGTATACGGAATCTCGCCATCGACCGGACAAGTTTATATTTGTGGATTTTGCAAGACGTAAATAA